The region AATTCCGTTACCGCAATTCTGTTATCGGGTGtatatccacttcacttactgtagttcaataaccaaaataggttttttcaaactcaaggtgccATGTCATTccttctgcagacatctttgaatcttcaTTTCGAAGCAGATATTTTAGAGTTTTTGTAAAACGTGGTTGTAACGagtacgctgagagtcgggaagcaagttcaggaagtgagtgttttaataaataaacgcaactaaatacaaaacaagaaacacaaacaacgcaccgacatgacactggaacagaaacaacgcctggggaaggaaacaaagggagtgacatatatagggaaggtaatcagggagttgatgaagtccaggtgagtctgaagaTGCGGTGTAACgacggtgacaggtgtgcgccataacgagcagcctggtgacctgaaggccggagagggagcacacgtgacagtgaACGAAGGGAGATTTTCCTGAAATgttgttaccaaactttgcatctgcacagttcttccagtaaatgtgtttttgaaaaacgttcaATGTAAAttattaaaagtagtccttgtgtacAGAGCTGTATGGTTTGTTCAACTTTTAAATCAgttgtttttgtttggcatacattttaagtgaAGAACCGCAGTTTCGGAGCAATTCcgttaccgtggaattgccccACAGTGAAACAGCACGGACAGCAGTGACAGAGGAAGGAGCCAGTCTGTACTTAGTGAGTGTTTGGGGAGAGCATGTATCAAGATAAtgtattgggtgtgtgtgtgcgcatgagtGCGCATTCACATGTGTATGTACGtacatgtgggtgtgtgtatagCAGACTCACTGTTGTCATAGATGGGCTGGGACACCATGGGCTCTAGAGCGAAGAGTTCCCCGCTAGGCAGAGTGATCAAGGCCTGGAAACACAGCCTCACTGCATTTAGATCAAACTCCTCCCACACGTTCGCCTCAGGAACTGCAACCAAAACACAACACAATCAGACAAATCCAATGGGTGTGGCATCTGGAATTGGCTATCTGGCATTGGCTGTATCCTTTAAGTTACGGTCAATGGAAGACAAAACATGAAAAGTAAACAGGTAAACAGCATGAAAATGAGATTGGAGGAGTGAATTACTTTATGTAACTGCCGTAATGTTATGACAGTGGACTGTCACGTACGGAGTGCATGTGCGTTTGCATGTACTCACTGTTGAAGGGGTTGTTTTGGGTCTGCAGCCTACAGGAAACTGCCTCGGCCACATCCTCTTTCTTCACACACTGAATGCCCAGGTTCTGAAAACTGAGAGCAGACAGTAAGACAAGGAGTCAAAGTGAACGTGTGTGAAAGTGAGATACTCTAGATATCGACCACAAGAGGGTGCTTATTCCACCATCCTCTGCTTCTGGCCTTTAAAACCAAGACTACACACACGTCCTCACACACATCCACGCCTTCCCACAGATGTCCTCTATCAAGATGTTGGCAGGTGCACACTGCATCAAACAAacattttgttactttgtatTTCATCACacatccatatacacacacacacacacacctcccctcacatgcagacacacacacgcgcgcccaacacatacacacacacacacacacacaacacagagagacCCTCCGTCTAACCTGTGTACTCGTCTCTCCTGCAGGTCTGCCTCATAGTAGCCATGTTTGCAGTCTTTCCCCACCAGTTCGTGGGGGTGGGGCTTGTGAGGTGGGTTCAATGTTCAATTCCTATAGATTTTTGTTATTGTTGTCTGGTGTCTTCTCACTTTAGTTCATTGTTTATAAGCTGAAGCTTCAAGTGAAAACATTCATGATGAGTCAAGATAAACAGTTGAGAGGAACAGGAAACAGTTACAGAGTGATAGAAATCTCCTTACCTTGGTTCAAAGGGGGCTGTTCCCATCCATATATTTCAATGGAGACATAGAAATGTATGGCGAAATCGATAATAGGTCAGTAAGGAGGATCAACCGAAATCTTGAAAGCTTTTGCTCAACCATAAacaaatacactacatggccaaaagtgtgtggacacctgcttgtcgtcAAAcatcaggtggactccaatcaagtagaaacatctcaaggatgatcaatgga is a window of Salmo salar chromosome ssa18, Ssal_v3.1, whole genome shotgun sequence DNA encoding:
- the LOC106577703 gene encoding transcription factor p65: PHKPHPHELVGKDCKHGYYEADLQERRVHSFQNLGIQCVKKEDVAEAVSCRLQTQNNPFNIPEANVWEEFDLNAVRLCFQALITLPSGELFALEPMVSQPIYDNNPSNCNKMNA